One Brachyhypopomus gauderio isolate BG-103 unplaced genomic scaffold, BGAUD_0.2 sc67, whole genome shotgun sequence DNA segment encodes these proteins:
- the rab1aa gene encoding RAB1A, member RAS oncogene family a — MNPENDCAVFKLLLIGDSGVGKSCLLLRFADDTFTESYINTIGVDFKIRTIDLEGKTIKLQIWDTAGQERFRTINSSYYRGADGIIVVYDITNQETFTNVKQWLQEIDRYTSDNVSKLLVGNKSDLTKKKMVEYSIAKAFADSLGIPFLETSAKNATNVEQVFVTMAVEIKKRIGSGPGVGRDKSNAKIRCSGKCC, encoded by the exons ATGAACCCCGAAAA TGACTGTGCAGTATTTAAACTGCTACTGATCGGAGACTCGGGGGTCGGCAAGTCTTGTCTTCTTCTCCGCTTTGCA GATGACACGTTTACTGAGAGCTACATCAACACCATTGGCGTGGACTTCAAAATCAGAACAATAGATCTAGAAGGCAAGACCATCAAGCTACAGATT tGGGACACTGCAGGCCAGGAGCGCTTCCGTACCATTAACTCCAGCTATTACCGCGGAGCCGACGGCATCATCGTTGTTTATGACATCACAAATCAG GAGACCTTCACCAACGTGAAGCAGTGGCTTCAGGAGATAGACCGCTACACCAGCGACAACGTCAGCAAGCTCCTCGTGGGTAACAAGAGCGACCTGACCAAAAAGAAGATGGTGGAGTACTCCATAGCTAAG GCGTTTGCGGACTCACTGGGTATACCCTTCTTGGAGACAAGTGCTAAGAATGCCACCAACGTGGAGCAGGTCTTCGTCACCATGGCAGTAGAGATCAAGAAGAGAATAGGATCAGGCCCCGGTGTGGGCAGAGATAAATCCAATGCTAAGATCAGGTGCTCTGGGAAATGCTGCTGA